Part of the Flavobacterium alkalisoli genome is shown below.
ATGGAAAATAGAAATTAAAGGAAAAGGAGATATAGACAATAAAAATGTAGATGAGTGGGCACCGCGTGCCGGTATAAAACTAGGTTTTATCTTCTAAAGAAATAAAAAAAATCCTGTTCACTTTGAACAGGATTTTTTTTATTAAGCTATTTTAATAGTAGTCCGCCAACAATACCTATTCCCAACCATACATACCATTTTCTATACAAAGGCTGCCTAATGTTAACCTGAGCAGAGGAGAGTTGGTTAACCTCAATGTAAGGGTTAGAGAAGGTAATATCGGTAGTAAGTGTTTCCTTTCCTAAAAACCATTTGCGTTTGTATCCGGTTACAATAGCCGCACCCGTATGAGTAATAAAAGGGGAGAGGATAAGGCTATCGTTTGTAACTTTATATTTAAAGCTAAACCATTTATCAAACCTGTTACCGGTAATACTGAATCTGGGTAAACTATCAACAGGGTTTTTAAAGACAGTGACTAGAGTATCAATTTTTGTTTGTGTACTATATTTTATAACCGAATTTACTGAGCTGAACTCGGCTGTAAGGGTTTTTAGTTGTTTATCCTTTTGGATTATAACCTTATCAAGTTGCTCTTTTTGTAATTCAAGTGTTTTTATAGTAGCCGTTTGATTGCCAAGCCTGTTTTTATAGTAGGAAACGGTATCTGTAAGTGCTGTTAAATTACTATTATACATCTCCTTTTCCCTGAAACCAGACTTACACTGAGATACTATAATTACTAATAGAATAAGAGAGATACAGTAAGGAATTAAACGCCTCACCATCTTACTTTAGTTCCTCGAATATCATAATGTACAAAGGTTGGATAAACCCCAAGGCCCCCTTGTTTCATTTTCCCCTGATCAATAAGGGTTTCAATAGCTTCAGCTATTTGCAT
Proteins encoded:
- a CDS encoding DUF6549 family protein, whose translation is MVRRLIPYCISLILLVIIVSQCKSGFREKEMYNSNLTALTDTVSYYKNRLGNQTATIKTLELQKEQLDKVIIQKDKQLKTLTAEFSSVNSVIKYSTQTKIDTLVTVFKNPVDSLPRFSITGNRFDKWFSFKYKVTNDSLILSPFITHTGAAIVTGYKRKWFLGKETLTTDITFSNPYIEVNQLSSAQVNIRQPLYRKWYVWLGIGIVGGLLLK